From Diaminobutyricibacter sp. McL0608, one genomic window encodes:
- the thrS gene encoding threonine--tRNA ligase, producing MADGFELFTDRSVVAMRVNGQLKDLATQVTSTDTVEPVTIDSHDGLSILRHSAAHVLAQAVQSVNPKAKLGIGPPITDGFYYDFDVAQPFTPDDLKALDKEMARIIRAGQRFVRRVVTDDEARVELANEPYKLELIGLKGGALPGDTAAFDAEESVEVGGAELTIYDNVDPRTGETVWKDLCRGPHLPNTRMIGNGYALTRLAAAYWRGSEKNQQLQRVYGTAWPTKDELRAYQTRMEEAAKRDHRKLGAELDLFSFPEEIGSGLAVFHPKGGIIRNEIENYMRERLIANDYELVNTPHITKAHLYEISQHLNWYREGMFPPMHLDQEVDADGNITRQGQDYYLKPMNCPMHNLIYRARGRSYRELPLRLAEFGTVYRYEKSGTLSGLTRVRGLTQDDAHIYVADEQIKDEVARQLEFVLETLRGYGLTDFYLELSTKDPDKYVGSDESWEQATETLREVAIESGLELVDDPGGAAFYGPKISVQARDAIGRTWQLSTVQLDFNQPELFELEYNAADGTRKQPAMIHRALLGSIERFFAILLEHYAGAFPVWLSPVQVVGIPVADTYGPFLDDVIGRLKARGVRAEVDHSDDRMQKKIRTHTKAKVPYQLIVGEEDAAAGTVSFRFRDGSQRNGVTVDDAIERIVASIASREQVTTAWLD from the coding sequence GTGGCTGACGGCTTCGAGCTCTTCACCGATCGTTCCGTTGTCGCAATGCGCGTCAACGGCCAGCTGAAGGACCTCGCCACGCAAGTCACGTCCACCGACACCGTCGAACCCGTCACGATCGACTCGCACGACGGGCTGAGCATCCTGCGTCACTCCGCGGCGCACGTGCTCGCGCAGGCCGTGCAGTCCGTCAACCCGAAGGCGAAGCTCGGCATCGGTCCGCCCATCACCGACGGCTTCTACTACGACTTCGATGTCGCGCAGCCGTTCACACCCGACGATCTCAAGGCACTCGACAAAGAGATGGCGCGAATCATCCGGGCCGGCCAGCGCTTCGTGCGACGGGTCGTGACCGACGACGAGGCGCGCGTCGAGCTCGCGAACGAACCGTACAAACTCGAACTGATCGGGCTCAAGGGTGGCGCCCTTCCCGGCGACACGGCCGCCTTCGATGCCGAGGAGAGTGTCGAGGTCGGCGGTGCTGAACTGACGATCTACGACAACGTCGATCCACGCACCGGCGAGACGGTGTGGAAAGACCTCTGCCGCGGCCCGCACCTGCCCAACACGCGGATGATCGGCAATGGCTACGCGCTCACCCGACTGGCCGCCGCCTACTGGCGTGGGTCGGAGAAGAACCAGCAGCTGCAGCGCGTCTACGGAACGGCCTGGCCGACCAAGGACGAGCTGCGGGCGTACCAGACCCGGATGGAGGAGGCCGCCAAGCGCGACCACCGCAAGCTCGGTGCCGAACTCGACCTGTTCAGCTTCCCCGAGGAGATCGGGTCCGGTCTCGCGGTGTTCCACCCCAAGGGCGGCATCATCCGCAACGAGATCGAGAACTACATGCGCGAGCGTCTGATCGCGAACGACTACGAGCTCGTCAACACACCGCACATCACCAAGGCACACCTGTACGAGATCAGCCAGCACCTCAACTGGTATCGGGAGGGTATGTTCCCGCCCATGCACCTCGACCAGGAGGTGGACGCGGACGGCAACATCACCCGTCAGGGCCAGGACTACTACCTGAAGCCGATGAACTGCCCGATGCACAACCTGATCTATCGTGCGCGCGGCCGCAGCTACCGGGAGCTTCCGCTCCGCCTCGCGGAGTTCGGCACCGTGTACCGGTACGAGAAGAGCGGCACGCTCTCCGGCCTGACCCGCGTGCGCGGTCTCACCCAGGACGACGCCCACATCTACGTCGCCGACGAGCAGATCAAGGACGAGGTCGCCCGGCAACTCGAGTTCGTGCTCGAAACGCTCCGCGGTTATGGACTCACCGACTTCTACCTTGAACTCTCGACGAAAGACCCCGACAAGTACGTCGGGTCCGACGAGAGCTGGGAGCAGGCGACCGAGACGCTCCGTGAGGTCGCCATCGAGTCCGGGCTGGAGCTCGTCGACGATCCCGGCGGAGCCGCTTTCTACGGGCCGAAGATCAGCGTCCAGGCGCGCGACGCGATCGGTCGCACCTGGCAGCTGTCCACCGTGCAGCTCGACTTCAACCAGCCCGAGCTGTTCGAGCTCGAGTACAACGCGGCCGACGGAACCCGTAAGCAGCCGGCGATGATCCACCGTGCGCTGCTCGGCTCGATCGAGCGCTTCTTCGCCATCCTGCTCGAGCACTACGCCGGTGCCTTCCCGGTCTGGCTGTCGCCGGTGCAGGTCGTGGGCATCCCTGTCGCCGACACGTACGGGCCGTTCCTCGACGACGTGATCGGCCGCCTCAAGGCTCGCGGTGTGCGCGCGGAGGTCGATCACTCCGACGACCGGATGCAGAAGAAGATCCGCACCCACACGAAGGCGAAAGTGCCGTACCAGCTCATCGTGGGCGAAGAGGATGCCGCGGCAGGCACCGTCAGCTTCCGCTTCCGAGACGGCAGCCAGCGCAACGGCGTGACGGTCGACGACGCCATCGAGCGGATCGTCGCTTCGATCGCGTCGCGCGAACAGGTCACCACGGCATGGCTCGACTGA
- a CDS encoding HIT family protein, whose protein sequence is MARLSIDDPSYLVGVPDEFQRLWTPHRMVYIQNNQQPGQDECPFCHAPKMSDEDALIVARGTFAYVILNLFPYNSGHLLVCPYRHVAMYDEATPEEVAEIGSLTQTAMRVITQVSHNDGFNIGINQGAVAGAGIAGHLHQHIVPRWAQDANFFPIIARTKALPQLLGDVRAAIAAAWPSHPDE, encoded by the coding sequence ATGGCTCGACTGAGCATCGACGACCCGAGCTACCTGGTCGGCGTGCCCGACGAGTTCCAGCGGCTCTGGACTCCGCATCGCATGGTGTACATCCAGAACAACCAGCAGCCCGGTCAGGATGAATGCCCGTTCTGCCACGCTCCGAAGATGAGCGACGAGGATGCTCTCATCGTCGCGCGCGGAACGTTTGCCTACGTGATCCTCAACCTGTTCCCGTACAACAGCGGGCACCTGCTGGTCTGCCCGTATCGGCACGTTGCGATGTATGACGAGGCGACGCCCGAGGAGGTCGCCGAGATCGGGAGCCTGACGCAGACCGCGATGCGCGTCATCACGCAGGTCTCGCACAACGACGGCTTCAACATCGGGATCAACCAGGGCGCAGTCGCGGGCGCCGGAATCGCCGGGCACCTGCACCAGCACATCGTTCCCCGATGGGCGCAGGATGCCAACTTCTTCCCGATCATCGCGAGGACGAAGGCACTTCCACAGCTGCTCGGAGACGTGCGGGCAGCGATCGCGGCGGCATGGCCGTCGCACCCCGACGAGTAG
- the pdxS gene encoding pyridoxal 5'-phosphate synthase lyase subunit PdxS encodes MLKGGVIMDVVTPEQARIAEDAGAVAVMALERVPADIRSQGGVARMSDPDLIEAIIAEVSIPVMAKARIGHFVEAQVLQALDVDYIDESEVLSPADYVNHIDKWGFTVPFVCGATNLGEALRRINEGAAMIRSKGEAGTGDVSEATKHIRKIKGEIAALSSMSKDELYVAAKELQAPYDLVVEVAETGKLPVVLFTAGGVATPADAAMMMQLGADGVFVGSGIFKSGNPAQRAAAVVKATTFYDDPSVIAEVSRGLGEAMVGINVSDLAAPHRLAERGW; translated from the coding sequence ATGCTGAAGGGCGGCGTCATCATGGACGTCGTGACGCCCGAGCAGGCGCGCATCGCAGAAGATGCCGGTGCAGTCGCGGTCATGGCGCTCGAGCGCGTTCCGGCTGACATCCGGTCGCAGGGCGGCGTCGCGCGTATGAGCGATCCCGATCTGATCGAGGCGATCATCGCCGAGGTGTCCATCCCGGTGATGGCGAAGGCTCGCATCGGCCACTTCGTCGAGGCGCAGGTGCTGCAGGCGCTCGACGTCGACTACATCGACGAGTCCGAGGTGCTGAGTCCTGCCGACTACGTCAACCACATCGACAAGTGGGGCTTCACCGTCCCATTCGTCTGCGGTGCGACGAACCTGGGCGAGGCGCTCCGCCGCATCAACGAAGGCGCTGCCATGATCCGCTCGAAGGGCGAAGCCGGTACCGGTGACGTGTCTGAGGCGACCAAGCACATCCGCAAGATCAAGGGCGAGATCGCGGCCCTCAGCTCGATGAGCAAAGACGAGCTGTACGTCGCTGCCAAGGAGCTCCAGGCGCCGTACGACCTCGTGGTCGAGGTCGCGGAGACAGGCAAGCTCCCCGTCGTGCTGTTCACCGCAGGTGGCGTCGCGACGCCCGCCGACGCGGCGATGATGATGCAGCTCGGCGCTGACGGCGTGTTCGTCGGCTCGGGTATCTTCAAGTCGGGCAACCCGGCTCAGCGTGCGGCGGCCGTCGTCAAGGCGACGACGTTCTACGACGACCCGTCGGTCATCGCTGAGGTCTCCCGCGGACTGGGCGAAGCGATGGTCGGCATCAACGTCTCCGACCTGGCCGCCCCGCACCGCCTCGCAGAGCGTGGCTGGTAG
- the pdxT gene encoding pyridoxal 5'-phosphate synthase glutaminase subunit PdxT — MLALQGDFREHISVLHGLGADAVPVRRASELADVAGLVIPGGESSVMDKLARTFGLAQPLKDAIAGGLPVYGTCAGLIMLADTILDAIRGQESLGGLDVVVRRNAFGSQLDSFETDLDIPAVGDEPMHAVFIRAPIVESVGPAATPLATLADGRVVAVEQGNLIGTSFHPEMTGDTRFHKYFLRRVTERAA, encoded by the coding sequence GTGCTTGCACTCCAGGGCGATTTCCGGGAGCACATCTCGGTGCTGCACGGACTGGGGGCGGATGCCGTCCCCGTCCGTCGCGCATCCGAACTGGCGGACGTCGCGGGTCTGGTCATCCCGGGCGGCGAGTCCAGCGTCATGGACAAGCTGGCCCGGACCTTCGGTCTCGCCCAGCCGCTGAAAGATGCGATCGCCGGGGGACTTCCGGTCTACGGAACGTGCGCCGGCCTGATCATGCTGGCGGACACCATCCTCGACGCCATCCGGGGCCAGGAGAGCCTCGGGGGCCTCGACGTGGTCGTGCGTCGTAACGCGTTCGGCTCCCAGCTCGACTCGTTCGAAACCGATCTGGACATTCCCGCGGTGGGCGACGAGCCGATGCACGCCGTGTTCATCCGGGCACCCATCGTCGAGAGCGTCGGGCCGGCCGCGACACCGTTGGCGACTCTGGCCGACGGGCGGGTCGTCGCCGTGGAGCAGGGCAATCTGATCGGAACATCGTTCCACCCCGAGATGACAGGGGACACCCGGTTCCACAAGTACTTCCTGCGGCGCGTCACTGAACGAGCAGCCTGA
- a CDS encoding YebC/PmpR family DNA-binding transcriptional regulator: protein MSGHSKWATTKHKKAVIDQRRAKSFAKLIKNIEVAAKIGGADLSGNPTLVDAVQKAKKTSVPNDNIDRAIKRGAGLTGESIDYTTILYEGYGPNGVALLIECLTDNRNRAAADVRTAMTRNGGTMADPGSVAYNFHRKGVIVVPQADGVSEDDVLLAVLDAGAEEVTSREESFEVVTDPSALVATRTALQDSGIDYDSADVEFVASIQVEGDAETARKVFRLIDALEDSDDVQNVYTNLDLSAEVQAELEAE, encoded by the coding sequence GTGTCCGGGCATTCCAAATGGGCGACCACCAAGCACAAGAAGGCCGTGATCGACCAGCGGCGCGCGAAGTCTTTCGCAAAGCTGATCAAGAACATCGAGGTCGCTGCGAAGATCGGCGGCGCCGATCTCTCCGGTAACCCGACGCTCGTCGACGCGGTGCAGAAGGCCAAGAAGACGTCGGTCCCGAACGACAACATCGATCGCGCGATTAAGCGCGGTGCCGGCCTCACGGGCGAGAGCATCGACTACACGACGATCCTGTACGAGGGCTACGGCCCCAACGGCGTCGCCCTGCTGATCGAGTGCCTCACCGACAACCGGAACCGCGCCGCCGCGGACGTCCGCACGGCGATGACGCGTAATGGCGGCACCATGGCCGACCCGGGCAGCGTCGCCTACAACTTCCACCGCAAGGGTGTCATCGTTGTGCCCCAGGCTGACGGCGTCTCCGAAGACGACGTCCTGCTCGCCGTCCTCGATGCCGGAGCAGAAGAAGTCACCTCTCGCGAAGAATCCTTCGAGGTGGTGACCGACCCGTCCGCCCTGGTCGCGACGCGAACCGCACTGCAGGATTCGGGAATCGACTACGACAGTGCCGACGTCGAGTTCGTCGCGTCGATCCAGGTCGAAGGCGACGCCGAGACGGCACGCAAGGTCTTCCGTCTCATCGACGCGCTCGAAGACTCCGACGACGTGCAGAACGTGTACACCAACCTCGATCTCTCGGCCGAGGTCCAGGCCGAGCTCGAGGCAGAGTAG
- the ruvC gene encoding crossover junction endodeoxyribonuclease RuvC, translating into MPLRVLGIDPGLTRCGVGIVDVEPNRTARLVEVLVIRTPPTMPLEERLLAVGDGIAELLDRHQPQAVAIERVFAQHNLRTVMGTAQVSGVALHAAAKRGLPVALHTPSEVKAAITGYGSADKKQVQAMVARILGLTEVPKPADAADALAIAICHAWRGGGAQPGASGSATLTPAQAAWHAAERSSRASAVPRRLAK; encoded by the coding sequence ATGCCGCTCCGTGTGCTCGGCATCGACCCGGGGCTGACCCGCTGCGGTGTCGGCATCGTCGACGTCGAGCCGAACCGCACTGCGCGGCTGGTAGAGGTGCTCGTCATCCGGACGCCGCCGACCATGCCGCTCGAGGAGCGGCTGCTCGCGGTCGGCGACGGTATCGCAGAACTGCTCGACCGGCACCAGCCGCAGGCGGTCGCCATCGAGCGTGTCTTCGCACAGCACAACCTCAGGACTGTGATGGGCACGGCTCAGGTCAGCGGCGTGGCGCTGCACGCCGCCGCCAAGCGGGGCCTTCCCGTCGCATTGCACACCCCCAGCGAGGTCAAGGCGGCCATCACCGGATACGGTTCGGCCGACAAGAAGCAGGTGCAGGCGATGGTCGCACGGATTCTCGGGCTCACCGAGGTGCCGAAGCCGGCGGATGCGGCTGATGCGCTGGCGATCGCGATCTGCCATGCGTGGCGGGGCGGCGGCGCGCAGCCCGGAGCATCCGGCTCCGCGACGCTGACTCCTGCGCAGGCGGCGTGGCACGCCGCGGAGCGTTCCAGCCGCGCGTCGGCGGTGCCCCGTAGGCTGGCCAAGTGA
- the ruvA gene encoding Holliday junction branch migration protein RuvA, producing the protein MISSLRGTVLAISGGSIVIEVGGVGFSVQVTPDHALSLRVGDEALVLTSLIVREDALSLFGFSDGEQLQVFDLLTGVSGVGPKSAIGVLSVLSPEQIAEAVTAEDDAPFRKVSGIGPKTAKLIVVSLSGKLAVTRRAPRAAAAAPPSSLSESVLIALVGLGWPEKTASDAIADAVAETDESARDNVQSLLRLTLSRLGPGQSAARR; encoded by the coding sequence GTGATTTCATCCCTTCGTGGCACGGTCCTCGCCATCAGCGGCGGCTCGATCGTGATCGAGGTCGGTGGCGTCGGATTCTCGGTCCAGGTCACTCCCGATCACGCGCTCTCGTTGCGAGTCGGAGACGAGGCCCTGGTACTCACGTCGCTCATCGTGCGCGAAGACGCTCTGTCGCTTTTCGGGTTCTCCGATGGGGAGCAGCTCCAGGTCTTCGACCTGCTCACCGGCGTCTCGGGCGTCGGACCGAAGTCAGCCATCGGAGTCCTCTCTGTACTCTCGCCCGAGCAGATCGCTGAAGCGGTGACTGCCGAGGACGACGCGCCCTTCCGCAAGGTTTCCGGCATCGGACCGAAGACGGCGAAGCTGATCGTGGTCTCCCTGTCCGGCAAGCTCGCCGTCACGCGTCGCGCTCCACGCGCGGCCGCCGCCGCACCCCCTTCGTCTCTCAGCGAGAGCGTCCTCATCGCGCTCGTGGGTCTCGGCTGGCCGGAGAAGACCGCATCCGATGCGATCGCGGACGCGGTCGCCGAGACGGACGAGTCGGCGCGCGACAATGTCCAGTCGTTGCTGCGGCTCACCCTGTCCAGGCTCGGTCCCGGTCAGTCTGCGGCGCGGAGGTGA
- the ruvB gene encoding Holliday junction branch migration DNA helicase RuvB, whose translation MADQNDLTAPELESESELAFEGALRPRSLAEFVGQAKVRGQLQLLLTAAKMQDRTADHILLAGPPGLGKTTLAMIVAHESGRPLRMSSGPAIQHAGDLAALLSSLTPGEVLFIDEIHRMARSAEEMLYLAMEDFRIDIMVGKGAGATSIPLDLAPFTLVGATTRSGLLPNPLRDRFGFTAHLEFYDESELAQVLTRAAVMLDFEIDGEALAEIAGRCRGTPRIANRLLRRVRDFALVHGGEADVHAVRSALELYDVDPLGLDRLDRAVLQAILERFDGGPVGLNTLAVSVGEEAETIESVVEPFLVRIGLLSRTPRGRVATPAAWRHFGAAHSQQPSLMDDL comes from the coding sequence GTGGCAGACCAGAACGATCTCACCGCGCCCGAACTCGAGTCCGAGTCTGAGCTCGCCTTCGAGGGCGCCCTCCGACCGCGCTCGCTCGCCGAGTTCGTCGGTCAGGCCAAAGTCCGGGGGCAGTTGCAGCTGCTCCTCACCGCAGCGAAGATGCAGGACCGAACCGCGGATCACATCCTGCTCGCCGGCCCCCCGGGACTCGGCAAGACCACGCTCGCGATGATCGTGGCCCACGAGAGCGGGCGCCCGCTGCGGATGTCGAGTGGCCCGGCGATCCAGCACGCCGGCGACCTGGCCGCTCTGCTCTCCTCGCTCACGCCCGGCGAAGTGCTCTTCATCGACGAGATCCACCGTATGGCGCGATCCGCCGAAGAGATGCTCTACCTCGCGATGGAAGACTTCCGTATCGACATCATGGTCGGCAAAGGGGCCGGCGCCACTTCGATCCCGCTCGACCTCGCTCCGTTCACCCTCGTCGGCGCAACGACCCGATCGGGTCTGCTGCCCAACCCCCTCCGAGACCGGTTCGGCTTCACGGCCCACCTCGAGTTCTACGACGAGTCCGAACTCGCCCAGGTGCTCACCCGCGCTGCCGTCATGCTCGATTTCGAGATCGACGGCGAGGCGCTGGCCGAGATCGCCGGCCGGTGCCGTGGGACTCCTCGTATCGCCAATCGCCTGCTGCGCCGCGTTCGAGATTTCGCACTGGTGCACGGGGGAGAGGCGGACGTTCACGCGGTCAGGTCCGCACTGGAGCTGTACGACGTCGACCCGCTGGGTCTCGACAGGCTCGACCGTGCTGTTCTCCAGGCGATCCTCGAGCGTTTCGACGGCGGTCCCGTAGGCCTCAACACGCTTGCAGTCTCGGTCGGCGAAGAGGCGGAAACCATCGAGTCCGTCGTCGAGCCGTTCCTCGTTCGCATCGGACTTCTGTCCCGCACTCCGCGGGGACGGGTGGCCACACCGGCGGCCTGGCGACACTTCGGCGCAGCGCACTCACAGCAACCATCCCTCATGGATGACCTATAA
- a CDS encoding preprotein translocase subunit YajC: MLVVLAGLVFFMFRNSRKRQRDAAALRDKIVPGADVMLNFGVYGKLLSIDEDTNEALVETTPGTVLKVHRQVIARVVEPKEIEPEVESSTEPELNEDHAIPLSEPEFGERIDDVAKKPGAKSDD, translated from the coding sequence ATGCTGGTCGTCCTGGCCGGCCTGGTGTTCTTCATGTTCCGCAACAGCCGCAAGCGTCAGCGCGACGCGGCTGCGCTTCGCGACAAGATCGTTCCCGGTGCTGACGTCATGCTCAACTTCGGTGTCTACGGCAAACTGCTCTCGATCGACGAAGACACGAACGAAGCCCTTGTCGAGACGACGCCGGGCACCGTTCTCAAGGTCCACCGCCAGGTCATCGCCCGGGTCGTCGAGCCCAAGGAGATCGAGCCTGAGGTCGAGTCCTCAACTGAGCCCGAGCTGAACGAAGACCACGCCATCCCACTCTCCGAGCCTGAGTTCGGCGAGCGGATCGACGACGTGGCCAAGAAGCCCGGCGCGAAGAGCGACGACTGA
- the secD gene encoding protein translocase subunit SecD yields the protein MAKSTPVKKAWRSLSWLGAIIVVLLGTLIAGVVFSNATLIPKLALDLEGGTQVILAPQLSNGQQVEQQQLDQAVSIIRQRIDASGISEAEISTEGSKNIVVSLPGTPDEATLNRIKSSAKLDFRPVLVAGAPSNTVVGADGKTTPAPAPAPGLQSTPSTKPTNGSDEAWVTPALQAEYDAFSCSSDAAKVTNVAPTDKPLITCDPQGRTKYILGPVEVRGQDIKDATSGLVQSSSGVSTGQWAVNIVFNGAGTQAFADVTTRLNGLTGAQNQFAIVLDGKVISAPATQAAITDGRPQITGNFDQTSAKTLADQLKFGALPFSFEVQSQDTISATLGSSQLLSGLIAGLIGLILVMIYTLFQYRLLGLVTITSLGVAALLTYLTISLLSWHYGYRLSLAGVAGLIVAIGFTADSFIVYFERIRDELRDGRGLESAVEAGWKRAQRTIYASKATNLLAAVVLYVLAAANVRGFAFTLGLTTIIDVLVVVLFTHPTLQLLAKTKFFNSGSSWSGLDPDALGAVYRGAARFRAPSAAVSAGKAASSSKEAAKRQTIAERKAAELVSANSGSSSTDRSNDGKDS from the coding sequence GTGGCAAAGTCGACCCCGGTCAAGAAAGCCTGGCGTTCGTTGAGTTGGCTCGGTGCGATCATCGTCGTGCTGCTCGGCACCCTCATTGCGGGTGTCGTGTTCAGCAATGCGACCCTGATCCCCAAGCTCGCACTCGACCTCGAGGGCGGAACGCAGGTCATCCTTGCTCCGCAGCTGTCCAACGGCCAGCAGGTCGAACAGCAGCAGCTCGACCAGGCTGTGTCGATCATCCGCCAGCGCATCGACGCGTCCGGAATCTCCGAGGCGGAGATCAGCACCGAAGGATCGAAGAACATCGTCGTGTCCCTGCCGGGAACGCCTGACGAAGCCACGCTCAACCGCATCAAGTCGAGCGCGAAGCTCGACTTCCGCCCTGTTCTCGTCGCCGGTGCACCCTCGAACACGGTCGTTGGAGCCGACGGCAAGACGACCCCCGCACCGGCCCCCGCTCCCGGGCTGCAGTCGACACCGTCGACGAAGCCGACCAACGGAAGCGATGAGGCCTGGGTGACACCCGCGCTTCAGGCCGAGTACGACGCGTTCTCGTGCTCGTCGGACGCAGCCAAGGTCACCAACGTGGCGCCGACGGACAAGCCGCTCATCACGTGTGACCCCCAGGGGAGGACCAAGTACATCCTCGGCCCGGTCGAGGTTCGCGGTCAGGACATCAAAGATGCGACGAGCGGCCTCGTGCAGAGCTCGAGCGGTGTCAGCACCGGCCAGTGGGCCGTCAACATCGTCTTCAACGGTGCGGGCACCCAGGCATTCGCCGACGTGACCACCCGCCTGAACGGCCTGACCGGCGCACAGAACCAGTTCGCGATCGTCCTGGACGGCAAGGTCATCTCGGCGCCCGCGACCCAGGCTGCGATCACGGATGGCCGGCCCCAGATCACCGGAAACTTCGATCAGACGTCGGCCAAGACCCTGGCGGACCAGCTGAAGTTCGGCGCTCTCCCCTTCAGCTTCGAGGTCCAGAGCCAGGACACGATCTCCGCCACCCTGGGTTCGTCCCAGCTGCTCAGCGGACTGATCGCAGGCCTCATCGGCCTCATCCTGGTCATGATCTACACCCTGTTCCAGTACCGACTGCTCGGTCTGGTGACTATCACGTCGCTTGGCGTGGCAGCGCTGCTGACCTATCTCACGATCTCGCTGCTGTCGTGGCACTACGGCTACCGGTTGTCCCTGGCCGGCGTAGCGGGCCTCATCGTGGCCATCGGCTTCACCGCAGACTCCTTCATCGTGTACTTCGAACGAATCCGTGACGAGCTCCGTGACGGGCGCGGTCTCGAGTCCGCCGTCGAAGCCGGCTGGAAGCGTGCGCAACGCACGATCTACGCCTCGAAGGCAACCAACCTCCTCGCGGCTGTCGTGCTCTACGTGCTCGCCGCAGCCAACGTGCGCGGCTTCGCGTTCACGCTCGGACTCACCACGATCATCGACGTCCTCGTTGTCGTGCTCTTCACCCACCCCACCCTCCAGCTGCTGGCCAAGACGAAGTTCTTCAACAGCGGGAGCTCGTGGAGCGGGCTCGATCCCGACGCACTGGGTGCGGTCTACCGGGGCGCTGCGCGGTTCCGCGCCCCGTCGGCTGCCGTCAGCGCCGGCAAAGCCGCCTCGAGCAGCAAGGAAGCCGCCAAGCGACAGACGATCGCAGAGCGCAAGGCCGCTGAGCTCGTCTCGGCGAACTCAGGCAGCAGCAGCACGGATCGATCGAACGACGGGAAGGACTCCTGA
- the secF gene encoding protein translocase subunit SecF has product MAASRLTRFGNDLYTGARSFDFVGKRKIWYTIAIVMVIASILIPVLKGGFNFGIEFRGGSQFQITNVQTTAQKPAEDAVASVVPDAVVHVTSVNNNAVRVQTDQLTADQSRQVADALAKAYNVPSTEVASSFIGPTWGADVTQQSIQGLVVFLLLAFIAMALYFRTWKMSASAIISLFHDLIITAGIYALVGFEITPATMIGFLTILGYSLYDTVVVFDKVRENTREELELSRRTFPEAVNLAVNQTLVRSINTAVVAVLPVASILFIGAFALGADTLRDISLALLIGIIVGTYSTIFLAAPMYSQFREGEAAIKKHDAKVRSARPKAAAAAAPVPVAAK; this is encoded by the coding sequence ATGGCCGCCAGTCGCCTCACACGGTTCGGAAACGACCTCTACACCGGCGCTCGCTCGTTCGACTTCGTCGGCAAGCGCAAGATCTGGTACACGATCGCAATCGTGATGGTGATCGCGTCCATCCTGATTCCCGTCCTCAAGGGCGGATTCAACTTCGGCATCGAGTTCCGCGGCGGATCGCAGTTCCAGATCACGAACGTGCAGACCACGGCGCAGAAACCGGCTGAGGATGCGGTCGCCAGCGTCGTCCCGGATGCCGTGGTGCACGTCACCAGCGTCAACAACAACGCTGTGCGCGTGCAGACCGACCAGCTCACCGCCGACCAGAGCCGTCAGGTCGCGGATGCGCTCGCGAAGGCCTACAACGTGCCCTCGACCGAGGTCGCGTCGTCGTTCATCGGCCCGACCTGGGGTGCTGACGTGACCCAGCAGTCCATCCAGGGCCTGGTCGTCTTCCTGCTCCTCGCGTTCATCGCGATGGCCCTGTACTTCCGAACGTGGAAGATGTCGGCTTCGGCGATCATTTCGCTGTTCCACGACCTCATCATCACGGCCGGGATCTACGCACTCGTCGGCTTCGAAATCACCCCGGCTACCATGATCGGCTTCCTGACGATCCTCGGATACTCGCTGTACGACACGGTCGTCGTGTTCGACAAGGTTCGCGAGAACACTCGCGAAGAGCTCGAGCTGTCACGTCGAACGTTCCCTGAAGCGGTGAACCTCGCGGTGAACCAGACTCTTGTGCGCTCGATCAACACGGCTGTCGTGGCCGTTCTGCCTGTCGCGTCGATCCTGTTCATCGGTGCGTTCGCGCTCGGCGCGGACACGCTCCGAGACATCTCGCTGGCGCTCCTCATCGGAATCATCGTCGGCACATACTCGACGATCTTCCTCGCAGCCCCGATGTACTCGCAGTTCCGCGAGGGCGAGGCCGCCATCAAGAAACACGACGCCAAGGTGCGCTCGGCCCGTCCGAAGGCTGCAGCCGCGGCCGCTCCGGTGCCCGTCGCAGCCAAGTAG